The following proteins are encoded in a genomic region of Candidatus Eisenbacteria bacterium:
- the hflX gene encoding GTPase HflX encodes MVERESRGSPGRDRKAPLYLHEGRSPLGDGAESALLVGVGLAGESLRAVERSLDEMAELARTAGARVVGRFRQRRTRIEGSTYIGKGKVDALAAVLAESDARLVLFDNDLTPAQGRNLEKALRTKVIDRSELILHIFAIHARTETAKLQVELAQLEYTLPRLRRLWDHLSRLGGGIGTRGPGETQLEVDRRRVRERIDFLKKSLKKLAVSRDVQRKGRRACATAALVGYTNAGKSTLLNLLSGANVKAEDELFSTLDTTSRVVEVGRDYPVVISDTVGFIRKLPHALVASFRATLAEVVEADLLVHVVDASNEDAEGQILTVHEVLDELGASDKPTVLVLNKMDRVRDPLVVNHLTRRFGPAVAASARTGRGADEIRAEIREALVAMRREVTLDIPAAESAEVARVYREGEVIERRFEGDRVLLRARLPLPSLERCRRKGFVAVSAR; translated from the coding sequence TTGGTCGAGCGGGAATCACGGGGATCGCCCGGGCGGGACAGGAAGGCGCCGCTCTATCTTCACGAGGGGCGCAGCCCGCTCGGGGACGGCGCGGAGAGCGCCCTTCTCGTCGGGGTCGGGCTCGCCGGAGAGAGCCTCCGCGCGGTGGAGCGATCGCTCGACGAGATGGCGGAGCTCGCGCGAACGGCGGGGGCCCGGGTCGTCGGGCGCTTCCGGCAGCGGCGCACGCGCATCGAGGGATCCACCTACATCGGCAAAGGGAAAGTGGACGCCCTCGCGGCCGTTCTCGCCGAGAGCGACGCGCGCCTCGTCCTCTTCGACAACGACCTCACGCCCGCCCAGGGGCGAAATCTCGAGAAGGCGCTCCGCACGAAGGTCATCGACCGAAGCGAGTTAATCCTTCATATTTTCGCAATTCATGCGCGAACGGAAACTGCGAAGCTCCAGGTCGAGCTCGCGCAGCTCGAGTACACGCTCCCGAGGCTGCGGCGGCTGTGGGACCATCTCTCGCGGCTCGGGGGCGGGATCGGCACGCGCGGGCCCGGCGAGACGCAGCTCGAGGTCGACCGGCGGCGCGTGCGCGAGAGAATCGATTTCCTCAAAAAGAGCCTGAAGAAGCTCGCGGTGAGCCGCGACGTGCAGCGGAAGGGAAGGCGCGCGTGCGCGACGGCGGCGCTTGTCGGCTACACGAACGCGGGGAAGTCGACCCTCCTGAACCTTCTGTCCGGGGCGAACGTGAAAGCGGAGGACGAGCTCTTCTCGACTCTCGACACGACGAGCCGAGTCGTCGAGGTCGGGCGCGATTACCCGGTCGTGATCTCGGACACGGTCGGCTTCATTCGGAAGCTGCCGCACGCGCTCGTCGCGTCGTTTCGCGCGACGCTCGCCGAGGTTGTCGAGGCGGATCTTCTCGTTCACGTCGTCGACGCGTCGAACGAGGACGCGGAGGGGCAGATCCTCACGGTTCACGAAGTGCTGGACGAGCTCGGCGCATCCGACAAGCCGACGGTTCTCGTCCTGAACAAGATGGACCGCGTGCGCGATCCCCTCGTCGTGAACCACCTGACCCGGAGGTTCGGGCCCGCGGTCGCCGCGAGCGCGCGGACCGGACGGGGCGCGGACGAAATCCGCGCGGAGATCCGAGAGGCTCTCGTCGCCATGCGGCGCGAGGTGACTCTCGATATTCCCGCGGCCGAGTCGGCGGAGGTGGCGCGCGTGTATCGCGAGGGGGAGGTGATCGAGCGCCGGTTCGAAGGGGACCGGGTTCTGCTTCGCGCCCGTCTCCCGCTTCCCTCTCTCGAGCGCTGCCGCCGCAAAGGCTTCGTCGCCGT